A portion of the Intestinibacillus sp. Marseille-P6563 genome contains these proteins:
- a CDS encoding aminoacyl-histidine dipeptidase, producing MQYKIHGYQPASLFQFFEEISAIPRGSGQEKAVSDYLVAFAKARDLWVHQDKAWNVIIRKPASAGAESLPPVMLQGHLDMVCEKRAGVAHDFEKDGLDLVVENGVLRANGTTLGGDNGAAVAAMMAILDDRTLVHPALECVFTTEEEVGLNGAQALDKSLLSARTMINLDSEDEGVATVSCAGGMRYSLFRPMQRETQQGDLLHLSISGLLGGHSGMDIDLERINAVKLTARVLHHLRSLGACRLVSFAGGTKDNAIPRECSAALLFADAEQAARAEQEAQAFVAALQDEIHPTEPDFSCEITRESQVTADVLTEADGNALITAACLAPNGVRRRNPKQGNFVVTSLNLGIVSTEGTEMCLVFAPRSSVTSLQEDTMEQLQLLADTFGFRTEVTGRYPGWAFAENSPIRQVFCDSYQALFGQELRIEAIHAGLECGLFSDALPGLDAIAVGPTIRGCHTPDENLPLDSFERFYQLLTDVLARLTK from the coding sequence ATGCAATACAAAATTCACGGCTATCAGCCGGCTTCCCTCTTTCAGTTTTTTGAAGAAATCAGCGCGATTCCGCGTGGTTCCGGTCAGGAAAAGGCGGTCAGTGATTACCTGGTTGCTTTCGCCAAGGCCCGCGACCTGTGGGTCCATCAAGACAAGGCTTGGAATGTGATTATCCGCAAGCCTGCATCCGCTGGTGCAGAATCCCTGCCCCCGGTCATGCTGCAAGGCCATTTGGATATGGTCTGCGAAAAGCGCGCCGGGGTTGCACATGACTTTGAAAAAGATGGTCTGGACCTGGTAGTAGAAAACGGTGTTCTACGCGCCAATGGCACAACATTAGGCGGTGACAATGGTGCTGCCGTTGCGGCGATGATGGCCATTCTGGACGATCGCACTCTGGTCCATCCGGCGCTGGAATGCGTTTTTACAACCGAAGAAGAAGTGGGCCTCAATGGTGCGCAGGCACTGGATAAGTCCCTGCTCTCGGCCCGTACGATGATCAACCTGGACTCGGAAGATGAAGGTGTCGCCACCGTAAGCTGCGCGGGCGGCATGCGGTATTCGCTCTTCCGGCCCATGCAGCGCGAAACACAGCAAGGTGATTTGCTGCATCTGTCGATTTCCGGTTTGCTCGGCGGTCATTCGGGTATGGACATTGATTTGGAGCGCATCAATGCCGTCAAGCTGACCGCGCGTGTGCTCCATCATCTGCGTTCGTTGGGCGCTTGTCGACTGGTTTCCTTTGCGGGCGGCACCAAGGATAATGCCATTCCGCGTGAGTGTAGTGCTGCTTTGCTGTTTGCCGATGCCGAACAAGCCGCACGCGCGGAACAGGAAGCACAAGCGTTCGTTGCCGCTTTGCAAGATGAAATCCATCCCACCGAGCCCGATTTTTCTTGCGAGATTACTCGAGAGTCGCAGGTAACCGCGGACGTTCTGACCGAAGCCGATGGAAATGCGCTGATTACCGCGGCTTGCCTGGCTCCCAACGGCGTGCGCCGCCGTAATCCCAAACAGGGAAATTTCGTTGTGACATCGCTCAATTTGGGAATCGTTTCGACTGAGGGCACGGAGATGTGTCTGGTATTTGCACCGCGTAGCTCGGTGACTTCCCTGCAGGAAGATACCATGGAGCAGCTTCAGTTGTTGGCCGATACCTTTGGCTTCCGCACCGAAGTGACCGGACGGTATCCGGGTTGGGCATTTGCGGAAAACTCGCCCATCCGGCAGGTCTTCTGCGACAGCTACCAGGCACTTTTCGGGCAGGAATTGCGCATTGAAGCCATCCATGCTGGTTTGGAGTGTGGTCTGTTCTCCGACGCTCTGCCGGGATTAGATGCCATTGCCGTAGGTCCTACCATCCGCGGTTGTCATACGCCGGATGAAAATCTACCTCTGGATTCTTTTGAGCGGTTCTATCAGCTGCTCACCGATGTGTTAGCTCGCTTGACCAAGTAA
- the thrS gene encoding threonine--tRNA ligase, with protein MSEANKYTFENKEFRDTYRHTVSHMLAQAVKRLYPEVKLAIGPAIENGFYYDFDAPFSFTQEHLDALEAEMKKIAKEKLPLERFELPRAEARKLMEEKDEPYKVELIDDLPEDAIISFYKQGEFTDLCAGPHLDSTGRVKGNAIKLTSATGAYWRGDSNRKMLQRIYGTAFPKKDELDAYLKQVEEARKRDHNKLGRELEYFTTVDVIGQGLPILLPKGARVIQLLQRWVEDEEQKRGYLLTKTPLMAKRDLYRISGHWDHYLDGMFILGDPHDEEKECFALRPMTCPFQYQVYLNRMRSYRDLPMRLGETSTLFRNEDSGEMHGLIRVRQFTISEGHLILRPDQLEEEFKGCLELAKYMLETVGLLEDCTFRFSQWDPANPNNKYEGTAEQWDEAQRVMGQILDHLGVNYEIGIDEAAFYGPKLDIQCKNVFGKEDTLITIQIDMLLAQKFGMEYVDRDGEKKTPYIIHRTSIGCYERTLALLIEKYAGALPTWLAPEQVRIMPMTDRNADYAADIRAELEKQGFRCELDDRNEKIGYKIREAQLEKVPYMLVLGDKEQEAGAVAVRDRKDGKTTVMPLDEFVEKLAYEVNNRLK; from the coding sequence ATGTCTGAAGCAAACAAGTACACGTTTGAAAACAAGGAATTCCGGGATACGTATCGTCATACGGTATCCCACATGCTCGCACAGGCGGTCAAGCGCCTGTATCCGGAAGTCAAGCTGGCCATTGGCCCGGCGATCGAAAACGGCTTCTATTATGACTTTGATGCGCCGTTCTCCTTCACCCAGGAGCATCTGGACGCGCTCGAGGCCGAAATGAAGAAGATCGCCAAGGAAAAGTTGCCGCTCGAACGGTTTGAGCTGCCGCGCGCTGAGGCCCGCAAGCTGATGGAAGAAAAAGACGAACCGTATAAGGTCGAGCTGATCGATGACCTGCCCGAGGATGCGATTATCTCGTTCTATAAGCAGGGCGAATTTACCGACCTGTGTGCGGGTCCGCATCTGGATTCGACTGGCCGCGTAAAAGGCAATGCGATCAAGCTGACGTCGGCAACCGGCGCATACTGGCGCGGTGATTCCAATCGCAAGATGCTCCAGCGTATTTATGGTACGGCGTTCCCGAAGAAGGACGAACTAGATGCGTATCTCAAGCAGGTAGAAGAAGCACGCAAGCGTGACCATAACAAGCTGGGCCGCGAACTGGAATACTTCACCACCGTGGATGTAATCGGTCAGGGCCTGCCCATTCTGCTGCCCAAGGGTGCCCGTGTCATCCAGCTGTTGCAGCGCTGGGTTGAAGACGAAGAGCAGAAGCGCGGCTATCTGCTGACCAAGACGCCGCTCATGGCCAAGCGTGACCTGTACCGCATCTCTGGTCACTGGGATCACTATCTCGATGGCATGTTCATTTTGGGCGATCCGCATGACGAGGAAAAGGAATGCTTTGCACTGCGTCCGATGACCTGCCCGTTCCAGTATCAGGTATATCTGAATCGTATGCGGTCCTACCGCGATTTGCCGATGCGTTTGGGCGAAACGTCCACCTTGTTCCGCAATGAGGATTCGGGCGAGATGCATGGCCTCATTCGCGTGCGTCAGTTTACCATTTCGGAAGGCCATCTGATTCTGCGCCCCGACCAGCTCGAAGAAGAGTTTAAGGGCTGTCTGGAACTGGCGAAATACATGCTTGAAACGGTTGGCCTGCTCGAGGACTGCACCTTCCGCTTCTCCCAGTGGGATCCGGCAAACCCGAACAATAAGTATGAAGGCACGGCCGAGCAGTGGGATGAAGCACAGCGCGTGATGGGACAGATTCTCGACCACCTGGGCGTAAACTACGAAATCGGCATCGACGAAGCAGCCTTCTATGGCCCGAAGCTGGATATCCAGTGCAAAAACGTCTTTGGTAAGGAAGATACTCTCATTACCATCCAGATCGATATGCTGCTGGCACAGAAGTTCGGCATGGAATACGTGGATCGCGACGGCGAGAAAAAGACGCCGTACATCATCCACCGTACCTCGATTGGCTGCTACGAGCGTACGCTCGCGCTGCTTATCGAGAAATACGCCGGCGCGCTGCCGACCTGGCTGGCACCGGAACAGGTACGCATTATGCCGATGACCGACCGCAATGCCGATTATGCAGCGGATATCCGTGCAGAACTGGAGAAGCAGGGCTTCCGTTGCGAACTGGATGACCGCAATGAAAAGATCGGTTATAAGATTCGCGAAGCGCAGCTGGAAAAGGTACCGTATATGCTGGTGCTGGGCGATAAGGAGCAAGAAGCTGGCGCTGTGGCCGTCCGTGACCGCAAGGATGGCAAGACGACGGTCATGCCGCTGGATGAGTTCGTAGAAAAGCTGGCATATGAGGTCAACAATCGTCTGAAGTAA
- a CDS encoding ArsR/SmtB family transcription factor, which produces MQPETIACCEEKFVHNEIVQQVNQDLPADEILYDLAELFKVFGDSTRIKILYALFEAEMCVCDIALLLGLSQSAISHQLRVLKSAKLVKYRREGKTVFYSLADDHVRRIIDQGMEHVLE; this is translated from the coding sequence ATGCAACCAGAAACCATTGCGTGCTGCGAAGAAAAATTTGTCCACAACGAAATTGTGCAGCAGGTCAATCAGGATCTTCCGGCGGATGAGATTCTGTATGACCTTGCCGAACTGTTTAAGGTTTTTGGAGATTCCACCCGCATCAAAATCCTGTATGCCTTGTTTGAAGCCGAGATGTGCGTTTGTGACATCGCCCTGCTACTCGGCCTTTCCCAGTCGGCCATCTCACACCAACTGCGTGTGCTCAAGAGCGCCAAGCTGGTCAAATACCGCCGGGAAGGAAAAACCGTCTTTTATTCTCTGGCCGATGACCATGTCCGCCGCATCATCGATCAGGGGATGGAACATGTTTTAGAGTGA
- a CDS encoding cation transporter encodes MKKVFKLIDLDCAHCAAKMEDAINKIPGVNKASINFMTMKLTLDADDAQFESILDQAAKACKKIEPDCTIQR; translated from the coding sequence ATGAAAAAGGTATTCAAGCTCATTGACCTGGACTGTGCACACTGCGCCGCCAAAATGGAAGACGCGATCAATAAGATTCCAGGCGTCAACAAGGCCTCCATCAACTTCATGACCATGAAGCTGACTCTGGATGCCGACGATGCGCAATTTGAAAGCATCTTAGACCAGGCAGCCAAGGCCTGCAAGAAAATTGAACCGGACTGCACCATCCAGCGCTGA
- a CDS encoding YcxB family protein, whose amino-acid sequence MEITYAIEPDDFVAFNLSYIQGNPVMRANIRNTRMISSGIILIGGCILMQVLQVLNILTAAVYVALSIAVFFAVPVLMKRRVRKSILRMLARPQNKNICSDKTMTLTENELILTGGGEDSHYEYQVVERVTEDDGHYFIYVGAMAALIVPFRAFSNGEEKAAFYKELCTRIQNGGGKIAA is encoded by the coding sequence ATGGAAATTACCTACGCAATCGAACCAGATGATTTTGTGGCATTTAATTTGAGTTATATACAAGGGAACCCGGTCATGCGGGCCAATATTCGCAATACTCGCATGATTAGTTCCGGTATTATTTTAATCGGTGGCTGCATCTTGATGCAAGTGCTTCAGGTGCTGAATATTCTGACCGCAGCCGTGTATGTGGCGTTGAGCATTGCCGTGTTCTTTGCTGTGCCGGTACTCATGAAACGGCGGGTGCGCAAAAGCATCCTGCGGATGCTGGCACGTCCGCAGAATAAGAATATCTGCTCGGACAAAACCATGACTCTGACTGAAAACGAACTGATCCTCACCGGGGGCGGGGAAGACAGTCACTATGAATACCAAGTCGTTGAGCGGGTGACCGAAGACGACGGGCATTATTTCATCTATGTAGGGGCCATGGCAGCCCTGATTGTCCCGTTCCGTGCCTTTTCCAATGGCGAGGAAAAAGCGGCGTTCTATAAGGAATTGTGCACACGGATTCAGAATGGCGGCGGCAAAATCGCGGCATAA
- a CDS encoding mechanosensitive ion channel family protein, whose protein sequence is MDESTVNAVGETMETVVDEVVPKTILQQISEFSQTWYGKLVTTALFIAVVVLLTILLVRLVNRFFRRTFEKMLAAGNPGASAFSYLRYLALAGIYFGAFAIIVSNIPLLAAGMNKLFAAGGVLAVVVGLASQQAMGSMVSGAMILAFKPFVIGDVINVVSSGVSGTVEEITLRHTIIRTIENKRVIIPNDSMNSAIIENANHTENKVCLMLDIGISYESDISHAMQIMREEIANHPNYYDNRSEEEKQNHAPPVVVRVQELGDSAVILRAQLWAKDNATAFPMRSDLLQSIKERCAREGVDIAYPHLVVVNQR, encoded by the coding sequence ATGGACGAGAGCACGGTAAATGCTGTGGGCGAAACCATGGAAACTGTGGTCGATGAAGTTGTGCCCAAGACGATTTTGCAGCAGATCAGCGAGTTTTCGCAAACCTGGTATGGCAAGCTGGTCACAACGGCACTGTTCATTGCAGTTGTCGTATTGTTGACCATACTCCTGGTTCGTCTGGTCAATCGATTTTTCCGTCGTACATTTGAAAAAATGCTAGCAGCTGGGAATCCGGGTGCCAGCGCTTTTTCGTATTTGCGGTATTTGGCGCTCGCGGGCATTTATTTTGGCGCGTTTGCAATCATTGTCAGCAACATTCCGCTGCTCGCAGCGGGAATGAATAAATTATTTGCCGCAGGCGGCGTGCTCGCGGTTGTTGTCGGTTTGGCATCCCAGCAAGCCATGGGCTCCATGGTGAGCGGCGCCATGATTTTGGCATTCAAACCCTTTGTGATCGGCGATGTGATCAATGTCGTTTCCAGTGGGGTTTCGGGCACTGTCGAGGAGATCACGCTGCGGCACACGATCATCCGAACCATTGAAAACAAGCGTGTCATCATTCCAAACGATTCGATGAACAGCGCAATCATTGAAAATGCCAATCATACCGAAAACAAAGTATGCTTGATGCTTGATATTGGCATTTCGTATGAATCGGATATCAGCCATGCCATGCAGATCATGCGGGAGGAAATCGCCAATCATCCCAATTATTATGACAACCGTTCGGAAGAGGAAAAGCAGAACCATGCACCTCCGGTTGTCGTCCGGGTACAGGAATTGGGGGACTCTGCGGTCATCCTGCGCGCACAGCTTTGGGCGAAAGACAACGCAACAGCCTTTCCCATGCGCAGCGATTTGCTGCAATCCATCAAAGAGCGCTGCGCGCGTGAAGGGGTGGATATCGCCTATCCCCATCTGGTGGTCGTCAATCAGCGATAA
- the proS gene encoding proline--tRNA ligase, with protein sequence MADNKKKLVSEITSMDVDFAQWYTDIVKKAEMIDYSSVKGCIILRPYAQALWENIQKTLDGMFKETGHENVAMPIFIPESLLLKEADHVEGFAPECAWVTHGGSEKLEERLCVRPTSETLFCEHYAKTVRSWRDLPKLYNQWCSVVRWEKTTRPFLRSREFWWQEGHTVHATEEEAREETMRMLNVYATFCEDYLAIPVLKGQKTDKERFAGAVETYTIEAMMHDGKALQSGTSHYFGDGFARAFDMQYTDKNNTLQYMHQTSWGVSTRLIGAIIMTHGDNEGLVLPPRIAPFQLVVIPVASHKPGVTEKAQELLETIKQAGIRAKIDLSDNSPGWKFAEYEMKGFPLRLEVGPRDIENGQCVLVRRDTREKTIVKFEDLTTVIPQLLEDIQNALFQKALKNREEHTYSATSVDEMKQILSKNVGFIKSMWCGDRACEEKIKEETGMPSRCMPFEQEHLSDVCPVCGKPAHKMVVWGIAY encoded by the coding sequence ATGGCAGATAATAAGAAAAAGCTGGTCAGCGAAATCACATCCATGGACGTGGATTTTGCGCAGTGGTATACCGATATTGTAAAGAAAGCCGAAATGATCGATTATTCGTCGGTCAAGGGCTGCATCATCCTGCGTCCCTATGCGCAGGCACTTTGGGAAAACATCCAGAAGACCCTGGATGGCATGTTCAAGGAAACCGGCCATGAAAACGTTGCGATGCCGATTTTTATCCCGGAATCGCTGCTGCTGAAAGAAGCCGATCATGTCGAAGGTTTTGCACCCGAATGCGCATGGGTGACCCATGGCGGTTCGGAAAAACTGGAAGAACGTCTGTGCGTACGTCCGACATCGGAAACCCTGTTCTGTGAGCACTATGCCAAGACCGTTCGTTCGTGGCGTGACCTGCCCAAGCTGTACAATCAGTGGTGCTCGGTGGTACGCTGGGAAAAGACCACCCGTCCGTTCCTGCGCAGCCGTGAGTTCTGGTGGCAGGAAGGACATACCGTCCACGCGACCGAGGAAGAAGCACGCGAAGAAACCATGCGCATGCTCAATGTTTACGCAACCTTCTGCGAAGACTATCTGGCAATTCCGGTGCTCAAGGGCCAGAAGACCGACAAGGAGCGTTTTGCAGGCGCCGTAGAAACCTATACCATCGAAGCGATGATGCACGATGGCAAGGCGTTGCAGTCGGGCACCAGCCATTACTTTGGTGATGGCTTTGCCCGCGCCTTCGATATGCAGTATACCGATAAGAACAATACGCTTCAGTATATGCATCAGACCTCGTGGGGCGTTTCTACCCGTCTGATCGGCGCCATCATCATGACCCATGGCGATAACGAAGGATTGGTGCTGCCGCCGCGTATTGCACCGTTCCAGTTGGTGGTCATTCCGGTCGCATCGCACAAGCCGGGCGTGACCGAAAAGGCGCAGGAACTGCTGGAAACCATCAAGCAGGCTGGCATCCGCGCAAAAATCGATCTGTCGGACAACAGCCCTGGCTGGAAGTTTGCAGAGTATGAGATGAAGGGCTTCCCGCTGCGTCTGGAAGTGGGTCCGCGTGATATTGAAAATGGTCAGTGCGTCCTGGTGCGCCGCGATACCCGGGAAAAGACGATCGTGAAGTTTGAAGATCTGACCACAGTCATCCCGCAGCTTCTGGAGGACATTCAGAATGCCCTGTTCCAGAAGGCGCTCAAGAACCGCGAGGAGCACACCTATTCGGCAACTTCGGTCGACGAAATGAAGCAGATTCTGTCCAAGAATGTGGGCTTTATCAAGTCCATGTGGTGCGGCGATCGTGCTTGCGAAGAGAAAATCAAAGAGGAAACTGGTATGCCGTCGCGCTGCATGCCCTTTGAGCAGGAGCATCTGTCCGATGTATGTCCGGTTTGCGGCAAGCCCGCCCATAAAATGGTCGTTTGGGGCATTGCATATTAA
- a CDS encoding VOC family protein — MNTWKGLAHIALFTSNLEQSIAFYENLGGVCTMRSQAQKPEWVNLLALVDLHGFTLEIVQPGGGEPAQPQNNVFGHIAIAVDSLEDAIEELRSRGVDTFLGGINELPDTFGGVRNIFFTGPDGEQIELLQKSR, encoded by the coding sequence ATGAACACCTGGAAAGGTCTGGCGCATATTGCGCTGTTTACAAGCAATTTGGAGCAGTCCATTGCATTTTATGAAAATCTGGGCGGCGTATGTACCATGCGCAGCCAGGCACAAAAACCGGAATGGGTCAATCTGCTTGCACTGGTCGATCTGCACGGCTTTACTTTAGAAATTGTGCAGCCGGGCGGGGGAGAACCGGCGCAGCCGCAAAACAATGTGTTTGGCCATATTGCGATTGCGGTCGATTCGCTGGAAGATGCGATCGAAGAACTGCGGTCCCGTGGCGTGGATACCTTCTTAGGGGGCATCAATGAATTGCCGGATACATTTGGCGGAGTGCGCAACATCTTTTTCACCGGCCCCGATGGGGAACAAATCGAATTGCTTCAAAAAAGCCGCTAA
- a CDS encoding MerR family transcriptional regulator, which translates to MHEKNNVLFTAGQFAKMHHINKRTLHYYDEIGLFQPAHKGENGYRYYTYLQSAALEFLLTLRELGMSIEEITQYLQHKNAESLTLIFEKKRREIDLTIERLQQTKAFLQEKERQLDESRKAQMGSIQIEEREAEYLALSEPIGGELDEIAFTEAWLAHTQNIGECRLYHRNYGSMIHTRELLAGAFEQYACLYTKVDPHNRTEGLFCKPKGRYLVFYVQGDWDTLPQAYQTILDYVQQQGLTLTGYSYEEGLNEMAVDQMQDYITKIEIQIQE; encoded by the coding sequence ATGCACGAAAAAAATAATGTTTTATTTACAGCCGGTCAGTTCGCTAAGATGCACCACATCAACAAACGGACCTTGCACTATTATGATGAGATCGGCCTGTTCCAACCAGCCCATAAAGGTGAAAACGGATACCGCTACTATACCTACTTACAGAGTGCGGCGCTTGAATTTCTTTTGACCCTGCGAGAATTGGGCATGTCCATTGAGGAGATCACTCAATATTTGCAGCATAAGAATGCCGAATCGCTGACGTTGATTTTTGAGAAGAAGCGCCGGGAAATCGATTTGACGATCGAGCGATTGCAGCAAACCAAAGCATTTTTGCAAGAAAAAGAGCGGCAACTGGACGAAAGCCGAAAAGCCCAGATGGGCAGCATTCAAATCGAAGAACGGGAAGCCGAATATCTCGCGCTGAGCGAACCAATCGGCGGAGAACTGGATGAGATCGCTTTTACAGAGGCTTGGCTGGCGCACACGCAAAATATCGGGGAATGCCGGTTATATCATCGCAATTACGGCAGTATGATCCATACCCGAGAACTGCTTGCGGGGGCGTTTGAGCAATATGCGTGTCTATATACCAAAGTTGATCCGCACAACCGGACCGAAGGACTGTTTTGCAAGCCCAAAGGACGATATTTGGTTTTCTATGTACAGGGGGACTGGGATACCCTGCCGCAAGCTTATCAAACGATTTTAGACTATGTGCAGCAGCAGGGGCTGACGTTGACCGGCTACTCCTATGAAGAAGGCCTCAATGAAATGGCAGTTGATCAGATGCAGGACTATATTACAAAAATCGAGATTCAAATTCAGGAATAA
- a CDS encoding MATE family efflux transporter, whose translation MENNALARPITPRSLLGFALPTIIMMVFMNLYTMVDGVFVSRIVGTDALSAVNLVFPFLMLVMTIGIMLASGGSAIIARKMGQDRYTEARQNFSMIVFFGILVGVVLSILGLMFRHPLVRMLGADPAVSEYCITYLSALLPFIPTFMLQILFQTFFVTAGKSRMGLAVIVAGGLTNMVLDYVFIARLHLGIAGAAWATGIGYSVPGVLGLLYFILQRNGTLFLVRPTMDWPVLFHSLTNGASEMVTNLSGSVTFFLFNLMMLRLLGSDGVAAISIVFYTDALLVAIYFGYSIGVAPLISYNYGNHHTENLRAIRRISLRALVIFGACMTGLAITLARPMVSIFASPGTEVYDLAVEGLPYFSLAYLFMGVNIFASALFTALSNGTISALLSFLRTFVFLVAGILLLPEAIGVLGLWLAIPIAEVLSISVSIQCLKKFQPRYQY comes from the coding sequence ATGGAAAACAATGCACTGGCTCGGCCGATTACGCCGCGCTCCCTATTGGGTTTTGCCTTGCCGACCATTATCATGATGGTTTTTATGAATCTTTACACCATGGTCGACGGGGTCTTTGTTTCACGCATCGTGGGGACCGATGCCCTGTCAGCGGTCAATCTGGTATTTCCCTTTTTGATGCTGGTCATGACCATCGGCATCATGCTAGCTTCGGGCGGCAGCGCCATCATTGCCCGTAAGATGGGGCAAGATCGGTATACCGAAGCGCGACAGAATTTTTCCATGATCGTATTTTTCGGCATTCTGGTCGGTGTGGTTTTGAGCATCTTGGGACTGATGTTCCGGCATCCGCTCGTACGCATGTTGGGAGCTGACCCAGCGGTATCGGAATATTGCATCACATACCTTTCGGCTTTGCTGCCATTCATCCCAACTTTTATGTTGCAGATTTTGTTTCAGACCTTTTTTGTCACAGCCGGAAAATCCCGGATGGGTCTGGCTGTCATCGTCGCTGGCGGTCTGACCAATATGGTGCTGGACTATGTGTTCATTGCTCGGCTGCATCTGGGAATCGCCGGGGCTGCATGGGCAACCGGTATCGGATATTCGGTCCCCGGCGTGCTGGGACTTCTGTATTTTATCTTGCAGAGAAACGGAACCTTGTTTTTGGTGCGCCCCACCATGGACTGGCCGGTCTTATTCCACAGCTTGACCAACGGAGCTTCCGAAATGGTGACCAATCTGTCCGGCAGTGTTACGTTCTTTCTCTTCAACCTGATGATGCTGCGGCTGCTCGGATCGGATGGGGTCGCTGCCATCAGCATCGTATTTTATACCGACGCCCTTCTGGTTGCGATTTATTTCGGATATTCGATTGGTGTGGCGCCGCTCATCAGTTACAACTACGGCAACCATCATACCGAAAACCTGCGAGCCATTCGCCGCATCAGTCTGCGAGCACTGGTGATTTTTGGCGCGTGCATGACCGGTTTGGCGATTACCTTGGCGCGTCCGATGGTCTCCATCTTTGCCAGCCCAGGCACAGAAGTCTATGACCTGGCAGTTGAGGGCCTCCCCTATTTTTCCCTGGCTTATTTGTTTATGGGCGTGAATATTTTTGCTTCTGCCCTTTTTACCGCCTTGTCCAATGGCACGATTTCAGCACTTCTTTCCTTCCTCCGCACCTTTGTATTTCTAGTAGCCGGTATCTTGCTGCTCCCCGAAGCGATTGGGGTTCTTGGTTTATGGCTGGCGATTCCGATTGCCGAAGTTTTGTCGATCTCTGTATCGATTCAGTGCCTGAAAAAGTTTCAGCCACGTTATCAATACTAA
- a CDS encoding carboxypeptidase-like regulatory domain-containing protein, translated as MNLQQSFFVRPGAHERVETVVHLQPDRRPALLGTVRGENGRPVEDALVTVYRSGGADQADQPVGALYTDALGRFAFGPLEPDGLYQVQVFKSGTASRILEQPLTSDDC; from the coding sequence ATGAATCTGCAACAATCCTTTTTTGTCCGGCCGGGCGCACATGAACGGGTCGAAACCGTTGTGCACTTGCAGCCCGATCGCCGTCCGGCCCTTTTGGGCACGGTGCGCGGAGAAAATGGCCGTCCTGTTGAAGATGCACTGGTTACCGTGTATCGTTCGGGCGGAGCGGACCAGGCCGACCAGCCGGTTGGCGCACTCTATACCGATGCGCTCGGCCGGTTCGCCTTTGGTCCGCTCGAACCTGACGGTTTGTATCAAGTCCAGGTTTTCAAAAGCGGAACGGCATCCCGTATCCTGGAACAACCGCTTACTTCAGACGATTGTTGA